CGCCGCCAGTATGGCTGCCAGGACGCGCTTCACTTGAATACGGCGTCGGGCTTGTCCAGGCTGTCGGAGCCTTCGATGGCGATCTTGCCCAGGTCCAGCAGCGCGATCACGCGTTCCAGGCTGCGGGTCTGGTCGATCAGGCGGTCGATGGCGGCCTGCACCACCGCGTTGCCTTCCTTGTTGCCGTCCGCGATCATCTGGTCGTAGGTCTCGACCGTCTCGGCGCGCGTCTTCATGGCCTGCATGGCGGCCACGGTGGCATCGAGCTTGGCGCGCACCTCGGCGTCGAGCTTGGGGTCCCTGGCCTTGACCAGTTCCGACAGGCTGGCGCCGGACACGGTCTTGCCGTCGATGCGCTTGTACTCGCCCAGGTAGACGTTGCGGATGCCGATCTGGTTGTAGAAGTGCGAGTTGTGGGTGTTGTCCGAGAAGCAGTCATGCTCTTCCTCGGGATCGTGCAGCATCAGGCCAAGCTTCATGCGCTCGCCGGCCAGTTCGCCGTAGGACAGGCTGCCCAGGCCCGTCAGCATGGCCACCAGGCCCGCCTTGGGATCTTCCTCGACGGCCTTGCGCGCGGCGCCGCCCTGCTTCCAGTGGCCCGCCATTTCTTCCAGGTCGGTCACCAGCAGCTCGGTCACGGCCTTCAGGAAGTCCACGCGGCGCTCGCAGTGGCCGCCGGTGCATTGCTTGATGTCGAAGTCGGTGTGCGGACGGTTGCCCGAGTGGCGTTCCTGCGGCGTGCCCTGGCGGCCGGCCGGCGCCGGACCGGTGCCGTTCAGGTCCTGGCCCCACAGCAGGAATTCGATCGCGTGGTAGCCGGTGGCCACGTTGGCCTCGTTGCCGTCGGCTTCGTGCAGTACCTCGGACAGCAGCTTGGGCGTGATCTTGCTGGCGTCGACGGTCTTGCCGCCGACCGAGATCTTGGAATTGGCGATGACGTTGACGGCGTAATAGGCGTTGTCGTCCTTCTCGGTGCCGTAGGACGCGTCGACGTAATCGATCAGGCCTTCGTCCAGCGGCCAGGCGTTGACCCGGCCTTCCCAGTCATCGACGATGGCATTGCCGAAGCGGTAGGCCTCGGTCTGCTGGTACGGCACGCGCGCCTCCAGCCAGGCCTGGCGCGCCGCCTTCAGCGTGTCCGGGCTGGGCTGGGCGACCAGCGCATCCACCGCCTTGCGCAAGTTCCTGGCCGAGGCCAGCGCGTCCTCGTAGCCGGCCTGGGCCAGATCCGAGTAATTGGCGACCACGGCCTTGGGTTGCACCGTGGCCAGTGCCGTGCCGCCGTATACGGCGGCGGCCAGCGCCACCCCCAAAAGCAACTTGCGCATACGAATTCTCCCGTGACTCCGGCGGCCCGCCCCCACGGCGAGCCAGCCTGGACTCTATTTTGCGGATGAGAGTGTAAACAATTTTCGTTTGTCGTTCAGCATAGGGTCAGCTAGCTGACATTTATCCGAACAGATGCTGTGCGTTTCCCGTTGGCGACGGGGTACGCTCTGAAAAGGTGTGCGCCGCACTCGGGGTTGCCCGGCGGCGGGGACCTTCAACGCAAAAGAAGAACGCCGTGCCTATCCGCAATGATCCGTCCAGGCCACACGAGGCCAGGCTCATCAACGAGCCCATCACCACGCCACGGAATATCGTCGAGTTGCTGGCCCAATGGCGCCAGGACGAACCGCTGGGACCGGAAGATCAATTCCCCAAGACGACCGACCTGCCGTTGCAGCCGGAGTTCGCCCCTTTCAGCTCCAACTGGTGCATGGCGCACCGCCTCGGTTCGCGCTCGGCACCGATGTAACGCATGTCGGACGCGAACCGCCGCAGCAAGCTGACTCCATCAAGCCGGCCGCAGCCAGCGTCGCAACAGCCGCGTGGCCAGCGGAATGCAGGCGTACACCATCACCGGCGTCAGCGCGACGCTGGTCAGCAGCGCGCGCCAGAACGTCGGCAAGGCCGCCAGCCGTTCGCCCAGCAGCGCCGAGAACATCAGCAGCAGCGGGAAGTAGGCCAGCCAGATGCTGACCGCCTGCTTCCAGCGCGGCGGCGCGCTTGGCCCCTGGCCGAACCAGCCGTCCATGCCGCGGGCGCGGCGCACCTCGCTGCCGCGCACCAGCGCCGCGCCGCGCTCCAGCCACATGCGGCGCGGCAGCGAGCGTTCCCAGCGATCCAGGCTGGCCTCGTCGTCGAAGCGCAGCACGATCTGGTACTGGTCGCCACCCGCCGGCGGCTGCAGCACGCCGGAACCCAGGAAACCGGGAAAGCCCGCCGCCAGGATCTCGCCCTGCCGCATCCAGGCCAGGAAATCGCCGTAGCGCTCGGGCTGGATGTGACGGGTGACGAGCAGGGTGACGGGGGCGGACAAGGCGGAACGCGGCATGAGGGACTCCTGAGCGGCTCGCGACAACTGGCAAGCCTGGCACCGGAACATCAAGCAAGCGGCGTGCCAGCCGGGTTGCGCGGCGGACGTAGCGGCCCGCATTGAGCCTGCGGGATTGCGCGTCTACACTGTCCCGACCCCCTCCCCCACTTGGAGCACGCGTCCCATGAGCAACTACAAGATCGCCGTTTTCGTCGGCAGCCTGCGCGCCGCCTCGATCAATCTGCGCCTGGCCCGCGCGCTGGAAAAACTGGTTCCGCCGGATTTCAAATTCGACTACGTGAATCTGGACGTGCCGCTCTTCAACCAGGACAACGAGAACAACCTGCCCCCGGGCGTGGCCAAGCTCAAGCAGCAGATCACCGAATCCCAGGGCGTGCTGTTCGTCTCGCCCGAGCACAATCGCTCGGTGCCCGCCGCCATCAAGAACGCCATCGACTGGGGCTCGCGTCCGTGGGGTCACAACTCCTGGGCCGGCAAGGCCGCCGGGGTGCTCGGCACCTCGCCCAGCGCCGCCGGCACCGCGCTCATGCAGCAGCACCTGCGCAACATCCTGGCCGCCGAAGGCGCCAGCACGCTGACCACGCCCGAGGTCTTCCTGCAGTACTCGGACGGCCTGGTGAACGATCAGTACGAGATCACCAACGAAGGCACGCGCAAGTTCCTGCAAGGCTGGATCGACCGCTACGTCGACTGGATCCGCAAGTTCAACGCCTGATCGCCGCCATGACCGGACGCGGCTCGTTCCCGCGTCCGGCGTCCTCCCGATCCGGGCATGCGCCCGCCGGCGCACCCGTGGCTGTGGGCTTATCCCCGCCAACTGTGGAGAAGCTTGAGGACAGCCTTGGGGCAGCATGGAAAAACCCTGCTGCGCCAAGCACTTGCAAGGGCCGATCAAAAACTGCGCAATCGCTCCAAAACACCCTACGCAGCCCTGTTATCCACTGTTTTGCCGGCATGCGGACAGCTCGACGCGGCATTCATCCCCACGCTGCGCAATTGTCCCCGCCTTCTGTGGAAAAGCATGAGGACAGCATGAGGGCAGATGCGAAATCCCCTTTGCAATCAAAGCGCTGCAGCCGCTGCTCAAGAAACGCCCAATCCCCGGATATCCCCGCCCTGGTTGTCCCCGCCAAATGTGGACAAGGCTGAGGACAGCTTGCGGGCAGCCTGCAAATCCTCTTTCGCGTCAATGACTTGGAACTCGTGGGCAATAAACGAGCAGCCCCCGCCCATCCACCTGTCGCGGGCGCGGGTCGGCGCCATCGTCCACAAGGCATGCCCGTTTGTCCCCACCGAATGTGGACAAGCCTCTTAACAGTCCAGTGACAAGCTGAAAATCGTCTTTGGGGGCAAGGACTTGCGATCGCTGGTCAAAGAATGACCTGTCCGCGACCCGGCAACGGGGCGGATTGCGGCCCGGGCGGCGTCTTGCGGCGGTCCGAGGCCGGGTCCGAGCCCTGCTGCCCGGCGTGGTTCCAGACCGCCAGGCGCGGCGCCGCTATTCGTTGCCTTCCAGGCGCATGCCGATCTTCAGCCCGACCTGCCAGTGCGCCACCTTGCCGTCCTTGATGTGGCCACGCACTTCTGTGACCTCGAACCAGTCCAGATGGCGCAAGGTTTCGGAGGCCCGCTCGATCGCCTGCTTGATGGCGTCGTCGGTGGACTTGGTGGAGGAACCCACCAGCTCGATCTGCTTGTAGACGTGGTTGGACATCGCGTGTCTCCTGTGGAAGGAATCAGTCACGAACTGTCGGCCGGCGACGAATCCGGCGCTTACGACCGGCAATCCATTCGAACACACAGGATACGCCAGCCAACCTAGACTGGGGGTGCGCGGTTTCGTCGCGCCAGCAGGAAGCCATCCGGCGAAGCCGCTTTCGCAACGCAAGCACGGAGGGAATCATGCCCGAACGCAAAACCCTGGAACGCGCCGCGCGCGACAAACGCCAAGGCAAGTCGGCATCCACGCAAGCCGGCGAATTCATACGCGAGGAAATCGAGCATGTGCGCGCCGGCAAGCACGGCGTGCGCTCGACCAAGCAGGCAGTGGCCATCGGCCTGTCAAAGGCGCGCCGCGCCGGCGTCAAGCTGCCCGCGCCCAAGCATGCCAGCGCGGCAGTCAAGCGCAAGGCCGAACAGGACCTGAAGGCAGCTGGCGACGGCCAAGCGAAATCGCGCAGCCGGGCGCGCGCAGCCGCCGGCGCGCTGAAGAAAGAAAGCGCCCGCCCCGCATCGCCCCAGGCGCTCTCGCGCCAGGCCAGCGCGGCCGCCAGCCAGCGCAGCGCCGCCGACCGTTCCGCCGCCGCGCGCAAAGCCGCCCGAACCAAAGGCGCGGCCGGCCGGAGCGCCGCTGCCAAGAAGGCCGCGCGCACCCGCGCCGCCAACCGCCAGGCGCGCCACGCGGCCGCCTGAAGCCTGATGCCTGGGAGTGCGCCGTCCGACGCGCCTCGAGCCTGATGCGCGCCGTCCGGCGGACCGCGCTCAGCCCGCCTCGAACGCGGCGAAGCGCTCCTGCAGGCAGGCGCGCAGGCGCTTGACCGCCGGCGACAGCAGCATGCGGTGCACGCACAGCAGGTAAAGCGGCGAAGGCTCGCCCAGATGGTCGCCGAACAGCTGCACCAGCCGCCCGGCGCGCAGGTCTTCCAGCACGTCGTAGCGCGATTTATAGGCCACGCCGCAACCGGCC
The Achromobacter sp. AONIH1 DNA segment above includes these coding regions:
- a CDS encoding imelysin family protein encodes the protein MRKLLLGVALAAAVYGGTALATVQPKAVVANYSDLAQAGYEDALASARNLRKAVDALVAQPSPDTLKAARQAWLEARVPYQQTEAYRFGNAIVDDWEGRVNAWPLDEGLIDYVDASYGTEKDDNAYYAVNVIANSKISVGGKTVDASKITPKLLSEVLHEADGNEANVATGYHAIEFLLWGQDLNGTGPAPAGRQGTPQERHSGNRPHTDFDIKQCTGGHCERRVDFLKAVTELLVTDLEEMAGHWKQGGAARKAVEEDPKAGLVAMLTGLGSLSYGELAGERMKLGLMLHDPEEEHDCFSDNTHNSHFYNQIGIRNVYLGEYKRIDGKTVSGASLSELVKARDPKLDAEVRAKLDATVAAMQAMKTRAETVETYDQMIADGNKEGNAVVQAAIDRLIDQTRSLERVIALLDLGKIAIEGSDSLDKPDAVFK
- a CDS encoding antibiotic biosynthesis monooxygenase codes for the protein MPRSALSAPVTLLVTRHIQPERYGDFLAWMRQGEILAAGFPGFLGSGVLQPPAGGDQYQIVLRFDDEASLDRWERSLPRRMWLERGAALVRGSEVRRARGMDGWFGQGPSAPPRWKQAVSIWLAYFPLLLMFSALLGERLAALPTFWRALLTSVALTPVMVYACIPLATRLLRRWLRPA
- a CDS encoding NADPH-dependent FMN reductase produces the protein MSNYKIAVFVGSLRAASINLRLARALEKLVPPDFKFDYVNLDVPLFNQDNENNLPPGVAKLKQQITESQGVLFVSPEHNRSVPAAIKNAIDWGSRPWGHNSWAGKAAGVLGTSPSAAGTALMQQHLRNILAAEGASTLTTPEVFLQYSDGLVNDQYEITNEGTRKFLQGWIDRYVDWIRKFNA
- a CDS encoding dodecin gives rise to the protein MSNHVYKQIELVGSSTKSTDDAIKQAIERASETLRHLDWFEVTEVRGHIKDGKVAHWQVGLKIGMRLEGNE
- a CDS encoding DUF6496 domain-containing protein yields the protein MPERKTLERAARDKRQGKSASTQAGEFIREEIEHVRAGKHGVRSTKQAVAIGLSKARRAGVKLPAPKHASAAVKRKAEQDLKAAGDGQAKSRSRARAAAGALKKESARPASPQALSRQASAAASQRSAADRSAAARKAARTKGAAGRSAAAKKAARTRAANRQARHAAA